The Candidatus Aegiribacteria sp. sequence TACGCTATCAGTCCCGATACAGCTTCCCTGCTCGATCTTCCCTCCTCCGCGTAACGAATGTTAACATCGTACTCCCGGCTGTTTTCCGTATATGTTGTAGCATCCAGCCCCAGCAGGCCGATGGTGACTTCTGACCCTATCCTGGCCGGAGATTGCCCTTTTAACAAAAGTATATTCTCATCGGGTACGAAATCAAGCTGTAAAAGCTGATTCTCAAGGGAGGATGAAATGTCGACCGTTCCGGGAATACGGCTTATTTCCGATGTAACCAATTCCCCGATTCCTCGAAGTTCATCCAGATCCGTCCCGTAGATGACTATGCTTACCGGAAACTCGTTACCGATAGGCATTCCGCTTGAAAGGCTGTATTCGATACCCGGAACTTCGTTCAACAGATCACGAATAGCCGCATCGTAGTATTCAATGCTTCTGGAGCGTTCACTCTCCCTGACGAAGAAAAGATTTATTTCCCCGTTCGCGGAGGATGAGGAACCGAAAAGGGCGCTGATACCCTCCTGCTTGCCAACGTTCATATATGAATTCCCAAGATCGCCCGGTTGTATTATCTCGAGTATCCTACTTTCAATCTCCACAAACAGGCTGTCCGTGAATTCAAGACCTGTCCCGGGAGCAAGTCTTATATCGATGTCTATGAGGCCCTCCTTCGGTTCCGGGAGGTAAGTTTTTGGAATGAATCCCATCATGATAATCGATATTATGAAAACCAGTATCACCGGAATGAAAACGAATTTTGAATGTTCGGTGAACCAGCCTATCGACCTGGAATATCTCTCCTCGAACCTGTTCAGCCATCCCTCTATCCTTGTTGAAAGCGAACGCTGTGAATGAGGTTTGATCAGGTTTTTAGCTCTTGACGCAAGCAGAGGTATAAGTGACTGTGAAACGAACAGTGATATGAAGAGGGCGGCCGCGATTGTAAGGCTCAGGTCCCTGAATATCTGCCCCGTCATTCCGGGCACGAACAACATGGGAATGAATACGGCAACAGTCGTGAGTGTTGATGCTGTTACAGCCATTCCAACCTGTGCCGCTCCGTGTTCCGCAGCTTTTGCCCGGTCTTCGCCCTTCCTTCGCCATCTGTGAATGTTCTCAAGTACGACAACCGAGTTATCAACAATCATACCGATCGAAATGCTCAGTCCCGCGAGGGACATGATGTTAAGACTCACCCCGAGCAGGTACATCACAGCAAAAGTCGCCACGAATGAAAGAGGCATGGAAAGGCTGATTATCCCCGCGTTGGATACAGAGCCCAGAAAGAAAGTGAGTACCGCAGCGGCTAGAATAACAGCCTGGATCGCAGTCATCATGAGGTCTTTCATGGATCCTGTTATGAAACGCTCCTGGCTGTAGATTATCTCGGTTTCCAGTGTCCCCGCATAGTCCTCCGAAAGATCCTCAATTGCCGATTCAAGCCTGCCGCATGTATTAACAGTGTTCGCGTCCGAACTCCTTCTGAAAACAAGCAGTATCGCCTCGCCCTGGTTAAGGTGGGTGTAGTCAATCTGTTCAGCATGACTGTCAATAACCTCAGCTACCTCTTCAAGCCTTACCGGTCTTCCGCTGCGCTGACCTATCACCAGTTCCCTGATACTGCTGAGATCATCGAACCCGGATTTAACACTGACGGCAAATTCCATGTCACCATCATCTATATCACCACCGGGCTGATCTCCCCCTACAGCGCTGAGAGCACCGTATATCCGGGCAATGGGAATTCCAGTTTCAGCAAGCAGGGCAGGATCGACTTCTACGTTTATCTGCCTGACGTAACCACCGCTGACATTGATGGAAGAGATACCCTCTACCCTCCCCAGCCTCGGAGTGATCT is a genomic window containing:
- a CDS encoding efflux RND transporter permease subunit, with the protein product MSLPGLVVKRKITFLMIFIIMAGAGLFAVTQLGIDYFPKVDLGKIAVITVLPGAGPSEVEGLITEIIEDAVSGVEGIETIVSISKNGVSMITLEVENSADIDQVETDVRDAVENVKSKLPEGSSDPVIMTMESSSKPLIMMTCSSEMMNGTQLRNLVDEEITPRLGRVEGISSINVSGGYVRQINVEVDPALLAETGIPIARIYGALSAVGGDQPGGDIDDGDMEFAVSVKSGFDDLSSIRELVIGQRSGRPVRLEEVAEVIDSHAEQIDYTHLNQGEAILLVFRRSSDANTVNTCGRLESAIEDLSEDYAGTLETEIIYSQERFITGSMKDLMMTAIQAVILAAAVLTFFLGSVSNAGIISLSMPLSFVATFAVMYLLGVSLNIMSLAGLSISIGMIVDNSVVVLENIHRWRRKGEDRAKAAEHGAAQVGMAVTASTLTTVAVFIPMLFVPGMTGQIFRDLSLTIAAALFISLFVSQSLIPLLASRAKNLIKPHSQRSLSTRIEGWLNRFEERYSRSIGWFTEHSKFVFIPVILVFIISIIMMGFIPKTYLPEPKEGLIDIDIRLAPGTGLEFTDSLFVEIESRILEIIQPGDLGNSYMNVGKQEGISALFGSSSSANGEINLFFVRESERSRSIEYYDAAIRDLLNEVPGIEYSLSSGMPIGNEFPVSIVIYGTDLDELRGIGELVTSEISRIPGTVDISSSLENQLLQLDFVPDENILLLKGQSPARIGSEVTIGLLGLDATTYTENSREYDVNIRYAEEGRSSREAVSGLIAYGMPLDAWGSFHNTLVPEEIGRRNRTRTVEITCRISDRALGEVAADVEVMMDTLNLGGHRYEIIGDIKDRGEAFGSMAIAIAVAIILVYMVMASQFESLLEPFIIIVEIPLALIGVIWTLLLTGTTLGLTSLIGLLMLAGIVVNNGIVFIDYANQLRRKDGLSSREAIIIAGRKRMRPILMTAITTILALMPLAIGATESSVMWAPMARTVAGGLAVATVLTLVVLPCLYVKLDRWHKDRS